In Desulfovibrio sp. 86, the following proteins share a genomic window:
- the ahbA gene encoding siroheme decarboxylase subunit alpha produces MDSLDRQLLDIIQTDFPLCPRPYAELGQRLGIAEQEAFDRVRALKASKIIRRLGANFQSAKLGFVSTLCAAKVPQDKMETFVADVNAKPGVTHNYLREHDYNIWFTLISPSREEAQATLDGITQCTGIPILNLPATKLFKIRVDFRMDGGD; encoded by the coding sequence ATGGACAGCCTGGACAGACAGCTGCTTGACATCATCCAGACGGACTTTCCCCTGTGCCCCCGGCCCTACGCCGAACTGGGCCAGCGCTTGGGCATTGCTGAGCAGGAGGCCTTCGACAGGGTACGCGCCCTCAAGGCCAGCAAGATCATCCGGCGGCTCGGAGCCAACTTCCAGTCGGCCAAGCTCGGCTTCGTGTCCACCCTGTGCGCCGCCAAAGTGCCGCAGGACAAGATGGAAACCTTTGTGGCCGACGTTAACGCCAAGCCCGGCGTGACCCACAACTACCTGCGCGAACACGACTACAACATCTGGTTCACGCTTATCAGCCCCTCGCGCGAAGAAGCGCAGGCCACCCTGGACGGCATAACCCAATGCACGGGCATACCCATTCTCAACCTGCCCGCCACCAAGCTGTTCAAGATCCGCGTGGACTTTCGCATGGACGGCGGCGACTAG